tcaagggaaaaaaaaaacaatccctTTGTTTGATGCTTTAATAATAAAGTCTGTGGCAGATGAGTGTGTGCATCCATGTGTGTGCGTTTGTgtgtaaaatgtatttacttggctgtgaaatttattttgaaCAAATTGATATGTGGATGGTAAGTGGATATGGacagctgagctctggcagcAAAGATAGCCTCAAACTGGCAACCTCCTGGTGTATATTTAGGTTTAACTGTCTGAGCACGAAGATAATGTTGCATCCATGTGTAAGAGAAATCTAACACTAATTTGTCAGTGGAGGAAGGACCTATCACAGTATTGCACTATGCCTGCTGCAAGTACATTGCTTGGAGGcgtttcttttcttccatgaaCGTGTTGCCTATGAACACACTCAACCCTTGTTTACAGGATTGTAAGGCTGAGTAACTCTAAACTGATAGCTTGGAACTGTAAGTGACACTTTGTGACACAAGTAGAAGTATCCTTCAAAATGTGTGTTACTTACAAACTTTATAAGCTCTTagaccttctttcttttccccaccAGTAGctacttcagcatttttctgctaCACATCAGTTGTTCTCCCTTGTAAACGATCGGCTGTTCTGTTTAATgatcctggaaaaaaaacagaagtacatgtttattaaaaaaaaaaggacccaTTCTGAAGAATTTCTCCATAAAGGATTCATTTGTTCCTTGTCCTTccaagttcattttctttttttgtttttattagaaatagTAAGAAGTGTAACCTGTTCATGTGGGTTGCTCTACGCTCACTGTATAAGCAGTGGTTATCAGTTTAGGTAATGGGATTTGCTTTGTAAGGTGACTCAGTGTTGTAGCAGAGTCAGGAAGTTAAATAAGCAAACATAAATAAGACTCTTACACTACGTTTAGAGATTTAAATGTGCTATTAAGACTGGATGTCTGAGAGTTACTGCATACCAAATGGGAACAATGGCTGCTTGATTTAATGCTCCCCTTTTTGCTAATTGAGAAATAACTTCAGCAGGTCGTTATTTAGAGAATGCTAAACATTCTATATTAACTTTTCTCCTTCCATCTTTACGTTTTAGGTCAGCAATTCGGTTCCACTGCACTGAGTTTGCCTGCATTCAAAACTGTTTGCCTACAGTAACTTGCTCTGGTTGGAAGTGAACATGTCTCAAGTTCAAATTCAGAATCCTTCTGCTGCCCTTGCAGGGAGCCAAATATTGAATAAGAACCCGTCTCTTTCACAGCCACTGAGTATTCCTTCTACTACTAGTTCTTTGCCCTCTGAAAATGCAGGTAGACCTATCCAAAATTCTGCTTTACCCTCTGCATCTGTTACATCTACcaatgcagctgcaggtgagaTTGAGAATCGGTTAATAGATATTATCATTAATAGAATATCTATTCTTGACTTTATGGACCTATGAATATTgtaaaagtaatatttattgaactccagcagcttgtaATGTTTGCTCCACGCTGAAAGGAGTCTGTCTTGAGGCAGACAGAAGCACTCCTTTGCATGGAGTTCTGTTTgtaatactgaaaaatacttcACATTTTCATACACTGTTTGGAGGTCCCAAAGTTGTTCAGGGAatgtgctgttgctgttttggttAATGACCAGAACTGTCCAATCCAGTGAACGTATTTCTGGGGTGTATTAATGCTAAGAAAATGTAGGattcttatttaaaatgtttgtagATTTCATTGCTACCTGttcatttatctgcttttatgTAATCTTTCAGCTCCTTCTAACATGGCAAACCCCAAAGAGAAAACCCCAATGTGTCTTGTGAATGAGTTAGCCCGTTTCAACAAGATTCAGCCTGAATATAAGCTTCTGAGTGAGCAAGGTCCAGCTCATTCAAAGGTACCTATTCATATaagtttctcatttctgttcttgtaCTTTTTTAGTGGAAAAGCAAAGGATGTGCCTTTAGTTGTAAATCAAACGAGCTCGTCTTCCTAATTTTCGGGTATTTGGAAAACACAGATTTTAGTATGTATTTTTTGATGCCTGAAGTACAGTACAATTGAACAGTGTTGAACATTCATCTGGTACAAAACAGTTACATTCGCAAAAGAATCTTTGGTCTGTAATGGTGGGGATTATGGAAATGCCTAGGACAAGCCAGCATGTGGTGTTCATCCGATATCACTGCAATCCTGTACAAAGATTGTGTGTTAAAAGCCCAGTCATATGCAGTTTGTTTAGTGTTCTGTTTGCCCATAGAGAGAGAATTTCTAAGAGATACAGTAAATATCGAAGCAATTTGTGCTACTTCAAAGTACAATGAAGATGTGAGTTTTAACGCTATTAAGCTTTTTAATTCTCACTGGAGGTCTCTATTGAAAGGTCTACTGAGGTCAAGGCGTGCAAGGAAAATCAGCCTGGGCTACATCTACTTAATCTGACACCATCTCCTTAAGGTGTTGTCTGGAACAGTGTTAGTGTTGTATGCTAGAGGAATTGCCTTTGATGTGGGTAGTGCTGAGAATTAAAATCTTTCAACCCAAATATTTATAATGTCAGCTTcagtgtgcaaagcaggcaagGTTTGCCTTTGCAAAAAGTAATGGAATAACATCGAGAGCATCTGTTcacttgttttcattctgattgaaattaaatttcatttaattacCAGAGAGACTTTGGCTTTCTGTTGTCTGATTAATTTGTGAAAATTTAGGGCAATATATATCCTTCCTTATCTCATGTAAAGAGAAGTGTCACACCATTACTCTATAATCAGACAGGTTTGCACTCACCTGGGGCCATGCAGGAGGTTTTTTAGTGCAATGTGAACTTATCATTCCTCAAACTACTGGTAAATAcagcttattaaaaaaacaaggtGTCAAATCAGCAAGTTGTTGTGGAATAAGGTCTGGTTTCCAAGGCAGCTGTTCTGATGGATGTTGACATATTATCTATCCATGTTGTGGTCACCTCTGTATGCAGTGCCTCTTTTGTTTGATAGCCTGTATGATCTTGTGCAACATGCATGCTAGTGCTAGCTGCAGTTATGTGAAATTCTTGGGTAAGTAATCAGGGATATCCTGTAGATGTCccaaatgtttaaaatgtggAGTTGACATAGTAGTTAAGGAAAGCACTGGATACTGTCTTCTCAACTTTTGCATCAGTAAAAGACTCGCAGTTCCATGGAAGACAGTCTAATAAATGTTGTAAATTCTGAACCCACTCATAGTAAGAAATGTTCTCTATTTCTCAGGTGTTTACAGTGCAGCTGACTCTTGGGGACCAGCACTGGGAAGCTGAAGGAACTAGTATTAAAAAAGCGCAACATGCAGCAGCTGCCAAAGCCTTGGAAGGGACAAAGTTCCCTAAACCTACAGCTCGTCCATCTCGTAGTGAAGGCAAGAATCCAGGTATAGCCCTTAAAACTTTCCTTTACATTTACGTGACTGTTCTTTATCAGATGAGAATGTTAAGTCAGTTATTCATCCACATGAAGTCGGCACGGAGCAAAATGTTTAGAGCCATCAGCAGCAATATACCTTCCTTGTCAAAAGGCAGATTGCAGTTTGAAAGGGAAGAGTCATTAAAAGCCCTTGTTAGTTGTTGAATACAAGAAGAAATACTCAGTCGTTCTTAGTaaacaacagaagcagaagataTATGTAGCATGTCTGTTAGTTTCAAAAGatgtttagaaaaagaaatcgGTGTTCTGCACAACGTATTAGCTATGCTGTGAAAATCAACCTGTAGCTTAACAAAGCTtcacccccccccaaaaaaaaaataattataagaGAATTGGCACAATTGATCTAGGCTTGTAATTTAATATGCATCAcatgtgtattttctttgttttccaaatatGAAATGGCAAAATCTagtcttccttttctgttagGAAACAGGATGAGAGTTTGTATTGCTGCAGGCTCTAGTGACAGTTGGACAaccctttatttcctttttatttagaCAGTGTAACCCCTACAGTGGAGTTGAATGCACTTTGCATGAAGCTGGGAAAGAAACCTCTGTATAAACCTATTGATCCTTATACAGGGATGAGATCCACTTATAACTATACAATGAGAGGTGGTACTTATCCTCCACGGTATGTATTGTTTAATTTTTGGGTTTTGCAGTCTTTGAACTTCTCTCTTCATCTGATGTCATCTGAAAACTATCAGAAAATGCAATGTCCCTTAAGCACGAATTCAGCTTGAAAGACAGACAGTCTGAGGCAAAAAGGTTTTGAGAAATACACTCCAtgtaaaactgcagtttgtCTTCATGGTTTTGTcttttggggggaggggaatGTGAAGGAACTGAACCAGGTGATGAAGTGTTTTGAAGGACACTCAGATATATTTGGCTTCATGAAGGGAATACCTAATATTTcttgcatttcccttctgtgtAGAAACAATTAGATGCCTTTTTTTAGAATTAACTGTTTAAGTTGAGGATTCCGTATAAAGTATGTTCTGAGCACTGAAATGAAGAGTTCAAGGCTTGCAGGACTAACAGCTTTGTCAAAGCATCGTTGTATTGTTTTAGTTTGTTATAAAATATTGTACAACAAGAATCGTTAACAGTCTCTTTTACTTATATCTCCCTAAAATCTTTTAGACTTAAAATTTGGCTTTTTAATACTCATGCTTATGTGCTGAGTAGTGATTGTTGATACCTGAGGGATTCTTCCACATATATGTTTCTGTAGATTTGCTTTGTAGGCCAAACTATTTACTTATTGACGTTTATCTCTTTATAGGTACTTTTACCCATTTCCTGTTGGGCCTTTACTTTATCAAGTTGAGCTTTCAATTGGGGGGCAACAGTTCCatgggaaaggaagaacaagaCAAGCTGCTAAGCATGATGCAGCTGCTAAAGCACTGAAAGTTCTGCAGAATGAGCCCCTGCCTGAGAAACCAGAGGTGGGAATGGATTAAGTGTTTTAAGCATAAATTGTTAAGATCGTTGTAGATGTTTTATCTACATTGTAGATGTAGATTATTGTAGATGTTTTTCCAAATTGAGAGGAAGATTGTATTATGTAATTAAATTCCATGTAGGAATGTTTATGTACGTGTGTCACTGGAAGCAATTGgattaaaatagtaataattttcTATAGAACTAGAAATTTCCCAAATGAAGTTTTATTAAttcttttgctgcagtgtttttccaCAGCAGTTCTGTAGGCCTCTGTCAGATGTAATAAACAGCAGAGCTTATATAGGAAGCAATATCTTATCAGGTACAGATAGTATGCAAACTTCTGAAGAAATCTAAGCCGCGCAGTTAGACTCCAGTACAGGCAACACAGGGATCAGACACAGGTTTCCTTCCTGGGCAAAATTTCTGTGTGATTACAGAACGAACAACAGAACATAAAGAAGAACCCACAGGAAGTTCATGGAAGTAGTGAAGTTGTGCAcaatttttaatagaaataataagaaGCAAAATTGTGTCCCTTCATATGTCTATGGTTGTTTGACATTTCTCATTCCAAGATCCCcgctttttattttattttcttttatttagtgTGCTTAGGTGGGAAGTCTCACTGTGTGCACACGAGGTCCTGGATCTGAGGTGACTTTGTGCAACCTCTCCATGTGTGCTGAGTGACTTCTCTACCCAAAGCTCTCAGTGTAGGGAGTTTGTTGGTTACAGAGTCTGActgggggaggggaaaaaaagaaagcaggcaaTTAGGCAAGAATGTCATTAGGAGTCTCAgacagattttttaaaaagtgggAATTACCAGAAATTAGTGAGGGAACCCAGAGAATATGTTGTGAAGCCAACAGATATTGAGTTAAAAATGTATGGAGCTGGTCAGAGTGTGGGTGGTCAGGGACAAGCTGGGGGTTTTCAGCAAGTGAGATCAAGCCTGAGggagatattttctttcagcacagGAGGCCCCCAGATTTCTAAGTACGGTCATTCTCTCTCACTGATCCATAATAATCGCTTTTTGCACTCGTCCTAAAAGACAACCTGCTGTCTGTGGAAGTTTGTGTACTGGACACAAGGagtccagctctgcagaaaatcaTGGGATCACAACTGAAGTCATTTCTGTTCACTTCTTTAGAAAAATTTATGTGCAAGTGACTTTTCGAGTATTTGTAAAGGTGTTTAAAGCTGAGTAACATGGTCTTCACAACACATGCTGTACTTCCACGTGATCATGTATTCTTTACATGGTTGTCTCTTCCAGTGTAAATAGTGTGAATTGAGAAATGAGGGAAGTAAACCTAGAGGgttccttttcttgtttgcttattttaagaACATGACCAGGAAATTGCTATTGTGAGTTATACAAGAGATTACAAGAACAGAGAACTATTTTATGAATAGAACAGAATGTGTTTTGACTCTGCTATACATATGCTGGGCCACTTGAAGTACGCTTTCACAAGAAACATggatttgtctttttattttcagttatttatgCTTGACTTCTACTAAGTGAAcataaagaaatacagctgtgctTAAAGAGAGCAATCCTTTGAACAGAATACTGTTTTACAAAAAGCACTCAAATTAGATCTTAAATTTAGTACTTCAGTACCAAGTTCATTAATATTTGAGATTCTGGAATGTTACGGCTTTGGGTATGTCTGAGGGAGTTACTATCTTTGAAACAGCTTTTTTGCACCAGACAAGATGGAGAGAAAATAAGGAGTATTTTACCACTAAGTGAATGCTGTTCAGTGAGGCAAGATTGCTGAAGGATGCAGCAGTGTAAGATCCTAAGAGATTCCACTACATGTGCACACAGTGAAGGCATTTAAGATCTTTTCTAAGCAGACATAGTCCTGATGCTTCTACTTGTCACTTGATGTTGTCAGtaattattcttttaaacaTGCTTAATTTTCATGGATCCCATTAGCGTGTGTCTATGTATAAAATGTGTAACCTTGAGCTCCTCTAATTTTAGCCAGAAAATATTCAATACTGAAGAATAAATCATTGAGTAAAATGAGTAGACTTAAAGCATAACCATTTACCGTACCTTCTTAGAGCACAAATCTGGAAGCTGTGGCAGAAGGATTGTGATAAAATTTGCTCTCAGCTGGCCAGAGCACTGCCTGAGCAACTGATCTAATTTTAAGTTGTCTGTGCTTTGAGCAGGAGTCTATAGTAGGAAATCTCCAAAGGATCATTCCAACCTAAATTAGTCTGACTGGAGTTCAGACACACTGACAAGGAGGCAGAACTGCATATTCAGAGACAGAAGTAATAAAGGCCAGATTTAAAGCTTGGAAAGCAATGTTTTCCAGCGCAGTGCTCAGGCAGAAATTGTAACATTTGCCTGAAAACACTAAAACcaaaattgcttctgtttttttttctatttatctgTTAAATATCAGCTGCTCTTTATAACTTTAACACGGAAGAAAATGTTGATAGCTCTGTTGCAATCAAAGTAGTTCTCATCAGcaattttcattatttgcttGTAAGCAATCCTTGAGGAATTATGTGTTGAAAGACTTCCTAGAAAAGGCGGAATCCCTTTTAAAGGATTATATTACTTTTTCAGGTTCTTTAGGAGCTTCTTAATctatagtattttttttttgtttcattattactttttcaATTGATAGAGGGGGGATCTAATAATTtgataaaagcaaaatggagGTTTGTTTGTGGTCTCATTCTAATTTAGAGGCCTGGATTCCTTGGAGAGGAATGTACACGTGCAAGATACTTTAAAAGCAGACTTTATAGATGATCTGCCTCAGCATTGctgggaaagaggaagaaggtgGGGGTGTGATTATCTTTGATTTATAAAATAAACTGTTCTGGAATTGAAGTGGAGGCAAAATAATTGGTGAATGAGCCGTAGTCTGTTTTGATATTAATTTactctttttaaataaaaacactgagaaaaatacCTGTTGTAAACCATTTGAACAGACTTGAAATATGCAAAGAATATACAAAAGTAATAGAGCAGGTAATTTCATACtgtatctttgttttgttgtggaaatgttttaaatggaaaagtaatCCAATGAAGAGAGGCCCTGGTCATCTTGGCAAGGAAAAATGTGGGAATTTCACAAGCTGGAATGTATCTGGGATtacaaggaagggaaagatgtTTGTAATTAAAGTGATTGTGCAAATGTTTCTACAGTAAAGTCAGTGACAGATCATTCCTATCAATGCTGTCAGTAATGTGCTGTAACGCACTAATAAAATAAGCCCTTAAGAGTTCAAATACTTTTTCTGGGATTATGATACTATTCATTTCTAACATACCACTTGCATTAGAAATGGATTTTAGAATATGATGGTGGAGATTTTTGATGCCACTAGTCAATCTTTTACCCTCACTGTGCCTCCTGATGAGATGTATCTTGTGGTTCTTGGAGCGTAGGTCCTGCCTGCATTTcttgtgtgctgcagtgtgctttACTCCTATGGGAGTGGTGCCATCATGTGGTCTTGGTTTTCACAGACCTGGAGGTTGCTCTGTGTATTGGAAGATCAAAAATATCAGGTGTTATCATAGGAACCGCATAAAATCTGATGGGATGCAAGGAAGGAGAGTATGTATTTTGTTCAAAGATTGGAAGAGGCTGCTTTAAATGGTGGGAATCAAACATAAATGTCCTTCATGTTCTGATCTAACTTGTTAGTAACAGGTACTGAGGATGCTTGCTACCATCAAAACTAGATTTAATCAGTAAAGCTCTCTAGCATATATCTGCTGcttcaataaaatatataaatcattTTGGTTTGCCGGTTGCACAACCAGTATTGCAGTTTAATATAATTGGTGTAATTGTTGCTATTCATCTTTATCATAATCTTTACTATATCACTGCTGAACACTTAGTCTTAAAATTTCTCTGTTGCTGTTATCGCGCCTCTTAGTTCATGTTGATACCAACATCAGTGAAGACATTTTTGGAATCACAATCAGAATTTTATGAGGAGATACATAGAGGTGCCTGTAGGTAAGCTCCacctggcactgctgtcctTCTAGCAAGGTGTAAGATATCAGAGATGTTCAGTATTTGATTTAAGGCAAGTTTCTGACAGTATGCTCCTCAGTCGTAGATGAAGAACTTGAAAGAGTGCAAGTTGAATGACAGCTCTGTGCCAGGGTCTGATAAGTCATCCTTTATTCACATTGGTCCCATTCTCagaatcttcattttttctggCCTTTCTCTTATCTGATACTGTCTTAGTGCTTTTGGTACAAATGTCCAATCAGCAtatgaaaactgtatttcataAAGGTACTTCCATTTGGAAAGCAGTTCATTTAATGCTTCAATTTCTTGATCTTTAGATAGATTTTAAACCTATTGGCCCATATTCCATTTATAGTTTTTCTCCTATCATGAGCACATGAGAATAAGGAGGTATGCTAGCTTTTACCCATACACCTTAAAAGAGCTTCCTAAATTTCAGGTCTGTAGTACGTGTGCTGCATTTTTGCACATTCATGTAAAAGGGCAGTAAAAATTAAGCTACTTAAACAATTTGAGAGTTCAATAAACTGGTTGGATTAATCAAATTCAATTTAATAggatctttattttaaatagagtATGCTTCTTTTAGGTTAACGGAAAAGAACCAGATGATGAAAATCTCAATAAATCTGAAATAAGCCAAGTTTTTGAGATTGCACTTAAAAGGAACTTGCCTGTGAATTTTGAGGTATGTTTATTTTACAAGCTCTAGATctgttttcattagaaaattaAGGCTACACATTAAGTAGAGTCTTTTCTAGGTAACCCAAACAACTGACTTAAACATGCCTTGTTAGTTGTGAGTACATGTTCATTTTTGACAGTCACCCCGATTGTCTCAGAGTTCGTAAGGTTAAGTGATGAAAGAAATCCACCTGTTCACCAAGTCATGCACTAAAATCATAGCATGAGTGAACAGCTATGCTGTGGTTGTCCGTGCAATCTTCtccaagttttgttttttattatatcagtattacagtggaaaaaaaataaaatgaaacacaacCCCACATGAAAGATTAGAACACTGGAGCACAAAGTCAAGGCAGAAGGGAGTAACATGCTCTGAAGGAGCTTATTTATGGAAGTATTTTCTTAACTGAGCACTGATGTGGACTACCCGCAAGTTGCAGAATCTCACAGATAGGTTTCTTTTCTTGCCATGAGGTGACCTCATGTGCATCTtactttcctttccctttggcCTGGCTGCTTGCTGCCTCTTTGCCCCTCCTTGATCATTTAGTTACCTTAAATCAGTAGCTTCAATAGGAGCATCTTAATTGCactaaaatattaatttattgtGTTGCCTTCCTGAGCTGGCAGAATAACTTTTCAATCAATTATATGAATGATTACaataagaaaatgtaattgTGTGCAactaaattgctttttaaactgTTCTATGAAATTTTACATGAATCTTCCAGTTATTACAGATTGGCATGAACATCACCAGTAAAAATATACTGTCACAAAAAGCCAGTTGTGGGTGGAAGCTCtcaattcatttttatcttttgacTCTGAATGTTCTGAAGCATGATTTGTTAGGAGTGGAGTTAAGACTAAATCTGTAGTAAGCAGCTAGCACTTAAATGTTTCCAGAATTACTGATCTCTGAGTTAAATTGCTGGATCCCAAGTAATGACCTTCTCAGTGATGTTCTGTTACTGTAACATAATGTATGAGGTGATGTTATCTGCATGGAAGTTGACAGTGAAATAGAACAGTCACTTTGAAGGAGTAAATAAGCAAGATGGGTTCATGACTGTAATATGTAAATAATGTTTATGGCTTGCTGCATCTGGTCTTCTAACATGGATTTATTTGGGTGGGATTATGTTATTAGACGATTATTTCAATAGTCTATTTATGAATTTTATCAAAATTTGCTATCTGTTTATCCATAGTGATTGAGAGAATTTTGCTATAAACAATGTACCGTGCCATTTTTAATAAGTGTTTATCACGCTTTCACTCAGTTTTTCCCTCTGAAACAGGTGACCAAGGAAAGTGGCCCTCCCCATATGAAGAGCTTTGTAACCAAGGTGTCAGTTGGAGAATTCATGGGTGAAGGTGAAGGAAAGAGCAAGAAGATCtcaaagaaaaatgctgcaaTAGCAGTCctagaagaactgaaaaaattGCCGCCCCTTCCTACGGTTGAGAAAATGAAGCCACgaatcaaaaagaaaacaaaatcaatagtGAAGGTAAGAGGCAATCTAACTGCTGTAAATCATCACACGACAGACATTTCTTAGTCAATTATAAACACTCTTAGATTGCATAACATTTATCATCAGTTTGATGCTGCAAAAGAATGTTTTGCTCCCACTGGGAGCAAATGGGCTTCTGTCAATATTTTTACAACAGTTCATAATAAATTCAGGATGAAAGAGAAACCGTGTAAAAGAGTGAATGGTACCTAAAAAACATGCTCAGACTTTCAACCCTTAGCACAGGGTTTTGCATGACTTTTACCTTCTACAAATTCTCCTGCAATCCTTTCCTTTCCAACATATGATAAGAATTTCTGAAACTGTTTCCAGTGGTAGGTTCTGTATGGTCAACTGTGATAGTAGAGCCAAATAAATTGGGTGTTTCTCCATGGCTGCAGTGGCATTTTGTTAAGTAATTttggttttagtttgtttttaattcagaaaataatgcgTTCAgtggctttgttttcctgacTTACACATTCACTAATTTTGGCTTATattctgaacatttttcttgTATAGCTGCAGACAAGTCCAGAATATGGTCAAGGCATGAATCCCATTAGCAGACTTGCCCAGATACAGCAGGCCAAGAAAGAGAAGGAACCAGAGTACATGCTCATCACAGAACGCGGTCTTCCAAGACGCAGGGAATTTGTTATGCAGGTTTGTATGTTGACTTGAGAAAATTAGTTGCTTGgctgtgatgtttcttttttttgttgttgttgttggcttaTTGTGATCACAGTGTGATGATGATATTCAAAATGGATAGGATTACAGGCAAATTTGTATTGaatttattacagaaatattaGTAGATTCCACCAGATaattaattcttcattttttccttcctgtgtgTTGCCTTGCAGTACAATGCTTTCTGCATTCTTTATTGTGAATTCTAATAGTGTGTTAGTTTTCTGATGTTGACTATCTGTTGGTCTCTACTAATGATGTCCTCCAGCCCTCTTATAttctggaaaaagcagaaaaattagTTCCTTTCCAGTACATTAGGAAAAATTGCTAAACGGGTAACTTCAGCTTGAGAAACTGAATACAGGTGAACAGGGAACAAATCTGAAGATTCAATCCTAAGCTTAAGATTTTGcttgctctttcttcctcttttgtcCAGGTGAAAGTTGGTGTACACACAGCCGAAGGAATGGGCACAAACAAAAAGGTTGCTAAACGCAATGCAGCAGAAAATATGTTGGAAATTTTAGGTTTCAAGATCCCTCAACCTCAGCCTCCAAAACCAGCattaaagacagaagagaaggTAATATTCTTTGAATGCTGACCACAGAGTTTAAACAATAGCAGCTTTGCAAGGCAGTAAGGGTATAGTAAAGTCatgccttctgcagtggtcaggaAAGCATTCTATTGAGGTGACTTCTCTAAATAACTGCATTTTGGAAACATCAGGGATTCAACTCTGTGAGCAAATGAAAGTCTCATCAGAAGGCTcagtttaaatgtattttccaggGAATGGTTCAGTATGAGTATTTGATGCATTTGGTCTTAGAAACTGGCAAAAATGTGGGTTACACTGTATATTGGAATTTGTGGGTAGCTTTATCAGTAATTTCAGTCACAAGTTTGTAACAGATTTTATTCTCCAGTGGGTTTCCTAGCATGGAAAGAGCCTTGCATTCTTGCCTATTGATTCAGCAGATGTGAAGTTAAAATATCAAgtcttgtttcctctttttcatgTGTGTCCACTTGTTTCCA
This genomic window from Excalfactoria chinensis isolate bCotChi1 chromosome 15, bCotChi1.hap2, whole genome shotgun sequence contains:
- the STAU1 gene encoding double-stranded RNA-binding protein Staufen homolog 1 isoform X2, with protein sequence MSQVQIQNPSAALAGSQILNKNPSLSQPLSIPSTTSSLPSENAGRPIQNSALPSASVTSTNAAAAPSNMANPKEKTPMCLVNELARFNKIQPEYKLLSEQGPAHSKVFTVQLTLGDQHWEAEGTSIKKAQHAAAAKALEGTKFPKPTARPSRSEGKNPDSVTPTVELNALCMKLGKKPLYKPIDPYTGMRSTYNYTMRGGTYPPRYFYPFPVGPLLYQVELSIGGQQFHGKGRTRQAAKHDAAAKALKVLQNEPLPEKPEVNGKEPDDENLNKSEISQVFEIALKRNLPVNFEVTKESGPPHMKSFVTKVSVGEFMGEGEGKSKKISKKNAAIAVLEELKKLPPLPTVEKMKPRIKKKTKSIVKLQTSPEYGQGMNPISRLAQIQQAKKEKEPEYMLITERGLPRRREFVMQVKVGVHTAEGMGTNKKVAKRNAAENMLEILGFKIPQPQPPKPALKTEEKTPVKKPGDGRKVTFFEPGSEETSTSNKEDEFRMPYLSHQQLPAGILPMVPEVAQAVGASQGHHTKEFSRAAPNPAKATVTAMIARELLYGGTSPTAETILKNNNSSGHVPHGPLTRPSEQLDYLSNVQGIQVEYKDFPKNNKNEFVSLINCSSQPPLISHGIGKDVESCHDMAALNILKLLSELDQQNTEMPRTGNGPMSVEVKIPRAVTFLRRTRGCVKQEMESDPLLKPANSNTLGQTLDSTA
- the STAU1 gene encoding double-stranded RNA-binding protein Staufen homolog 1 isoform X4, which codes for MSQVQIQNPSAALAGSQILNKNPSLSQPLSIPSTTSSLPSENAGRPIQNSALPSASVTSTNAAAAPSNMANPKEKTPMCLVNELARFNKIQPEYKLLSEQGPAHSKVFTVQLTLGDQHWEAEGTSIKKAQHAAAAKALEGTKFPKPTARPSRSEGKNPDSVTPTVELNALCMKLGKKPLYKPIDPYTGMRSTYNYTMRGGTYPPRYFYPFPVGPLLYQVELSIGGQQFHGKGRTRQAAKHDAAAKALKVLQNEPLPEKPEVNGKEPDDENLNKSEISQVFEIALKRNLPVNFEVTKESGPPHMKSFVTKVSVGEFMGEGEGKSKKISKKNAAIAVLEELKKLPPLPTVEKMKPRIKKKTKSIVKLQTSPEYGQGMNPISRLAQIQQAKKEKEPEYMLITERGLPRRREFVMQVKVGVHTAEGMGTNKKVAKRNAAENMLEILGFKIPQPQPPKPALKTEEKTPVKKPGDGRKVTFFEPGSEETSTSNKEDEFRMPYLSHQQLPAGILPMVPEVAQAVGASQGHHTKEFSRAAPNPAKATVTAMIARELLYGGTSPTAETILKNNNSSGHVPHGPLTRPSEQLDYLSNVQGIQVEYKDFPKNNKNEFVSLINCSSQPPLISHGIGKDVESCHDMAALNILKLLSELDQQNTEMPRTGNGPMSVCVKQEMESDPLLKPANSNTLGQTLDSTA
- the STAU1 gene encoding double-stranded RNA-binding protein Staufen homolog 1 isoform X5 encodes the protein MSQVQIQNPSAALAGSQILNKNPSLSQPLSIPSTTSSLPSENAGRPIQNSALPSASVTSTNAAAAPSNMANPKEKTPMCLVNELARFNKIQPEYKLLSEQGPAHSKVFTVQLTLGDQHWEAEGTSIKKAQHAAAAKALEGTKFPKPTARPSRSEGKNPDSVTPTVELNALCMKLGKKPLYKPIDPYTGMRSTYNYTMRGGTYPPRYFYPFPVGPLLYQVELSIGGQQFHGKGRTRQAAKHDAAAKALKVLQNEPLPEKPEVTKESGPPHMKSFVTKVSVGEFMGEGEGKSKKISKKNAAIAVLEELKKLPPLPTVEKMKPRIKKKTKSIVKLQTSPEYGQGMNPISRLAQIQQAKKEKEPEYMLITERGLPRRREFVMQVKVGVHTAEGMGTNKKVAKRNAAENMLEILGFKIPQPQPPKPALKTEEKTPVKKPGDGRKVTFFEPGSEETSTSNKEDEFRMPYLSHQQLPAGILPMVPEVAQAVGASQGHHTKEFSRAAPNPAKATVTAMIARELLYGGTSPTAETILKNNNSSGHVPHGPLTRPSEQLDYLSNVQGIQVEYKDFPKNNKNEFVSLINCSSQPPLISHGIGKDVESCHDMAALNILKLLSELDQQNTEMPRTGNGPMSVEVKIPRAVTFLRRTRGCVKQEMESDPLLKPANSNTLGQTLDSTA